GGGGCGTGTTCGGCATCTTCCCCGAGGGCACGCGCCATCCCGAGGCCAAGGGCGTGGAGCCGCTGCACGACGGAGTTGGGATGATCGCGCTCAAATCCGGTGCACCGGTGGTGCCCATCTATCTGCAGGATGGCCCGATGTTCCACATGAACCGGCTCTACGCAGGCGCACCGCTGCACTTTTCCCTCAAGGAGGGGGAGCTGCTGAGCAAGGAGACGATCCACGCCGCTACCCTGAAAGTGGAGCGGGCGATGATGGATTTATATGATTTGTCCTGTCAACAGCAGGAAAAACGCAGAAAAACAAAATAAATTTGAAATCGAGGCAGGAATTCGCTCGTTCGTATAGAAGAGAGAAAAGTGATTTTCTGCATGTATGAGGCAGTTAACAACAGATGAAGGTCATTGTTGCAAAACACGGAGGCTTTTGTTTCGGCGTCCAGCGGGCGCTGGATATTGTGCTTACACAGCAGGCATCCCCTGGCAGGCTCTACACGCTGGGACCCATCATCCACAACGACCAGGTGGTTGCAATGCTCAAGGCGCGGGGCGTTTCGGTGCTGCAGGATGCGGCTGAGGCGCGCGAGGGGGATACGGTGGTTATCCGCTCCCACGGCGTGCCGCCCGATGTGCTGGATGTATTGCGCACACGCGGCGCCGTGGTAGCTGACGCGACCTGTCCCTTCGTCAAGCGCATCCACGATAAGGTGG
Above is a window of Maliibacterium massiliense DNA encoding:
- a CDS encoding lysophospholipid acyltransferase family protein; protein product: MIIYRIAWFVAQIYAAILFPTRVVTGKKYMNAKGPLILCCNHRTGRDPIIVVSRVWRPVHFMAKRELFAKNPMKFFMEQLGAFPISRGRTDMRAIRQSLKVLKEGGVFGIFPEGTRHPEAKGVEPLHDGVGMIALKSGAPVVPIYLQDGPMFHMNRLYAGAPLHFSLKEGELLSKETIHAATLKVERAMMDLYDLSCQQQEKRRKTK